The DNA sequence TGCTTCAAAGCTTTGGTGAAGATGCGGAATACTTAGATGACATTGCATCTGACGATGATGTGATTGATCCTGAAATGTTAGGTATAGAACTTACACGACCTGCTAGGGCATTGAAATTATGGATCACACTGCAAGTTATTGGTGAAGATGAAATTATTAAACGCATTAAATACGGTGAAGATTTAGCTGAGTACGCTGAAAGCTATGTATCACAACTTGATCATTGGCGTATCGTTTCTCATGCCAATCTCTCTATTGTTAACTTCAGATATGAAAATGAAGATTTAACTGAAGCACAAAACAACCAGCTCAATAGTATGGCTGCACAAAAGATAGCAGATTCCGGCTATGCGGTAGCATATACAACAGTACTAAACAATCAACGTGTGATTCGATTATGTACAACAAACCCATTAACAACAGAAGATGACATTAAAGAAACTATCAATAGACTCAATCTCTATATTAGTGAGGTGCATCTATGAAAAATCCTAGAGATTTAACTTTCTCAAAGCTTCTAAGTAAGAAATATAAAGTTTCAGAACTTCTAACGATTTGTGAGAATTTCAACATACCTGTGAGTTCTAAGCTCAAAAAACAAGAAATCATAGATAAAATTGTACAACGATTTCATAATCATCCAGATGAAATGATCGAATCTAATTTAGATGAAGATTTGATTGAAATGGTGTGTACAATGATTGTTTCAGGACATAATTCGAGTGGCTTCTTAAAAGATCAGCTAAAAAGTTATTTTGTGTATGAAAATAACTATGGATTAATGGTGCCAAAAGAAGTAATAGAGGCATTTAAAAGTTATTTTGAAAAGCATGGTATCAGTGTTATTAAATTCTTGGTTAAGCGAGGCTATCAATTTGAAAATGGTGTCATTAATGAAAATCTTCATTATCAACTCCCGAAAACAAGCAGACATATTAATGGTATTGCAGAAACTTTAAAAATCGATGAAGTCGCGAAAAAAGAGTATATTCAATGGTTGGAGCAACAAAAAAACTTGTCTCCAGAAGGTATGTTTTTATTAAAAGGTTTAATAGGTGAGTATCAAAATTTTGAAGACTATCTGCGATTTGTGAAGGTTCCTGACTTTCCTCTGAATGAAGAGGAAGCAATGGATACAATGGTGAAGAAAATGTACTTTTTTGGTGGGTTAGCAGAAATGTATGGCATTGTACCTATATCTATAGTAGTTAGATTATACAATCAATTCTTTCAAACAACATATACAGAAAGAGAATGGATGGTTGCTTTCGAGGAGGCAATTGAAAAAAGCGATATTGCCTTTTTAACGGTGACTGACTTGGTGCATAGCATGTTAAAAGATGATTATTATCAAGATGAAGACTATATCGATTATGATTGGGAAGATGATGATTCAGTCTATGAAGATGGTGATGTTAACTTTTATTTTGAAGTAGAAGAAGCACGTGCACAGATTGAGTATTATTTGCCAAAAACATTACAAGAAGTCGTGCATCTTGGTAAATATCAATATGAAAACACACCAGAACTCATCTCGTTATTACAACAGCTGAAAAGTTATTGCACTAGGGATGCGCATTATAAGGCAGTGGATACAATAGATGCTGTGGTATTTTCACTTAGAACAGATTTGAATCAAGATCGAATTCAAAGCTTTGCGAAGTCTCTCATCATAGCGAAGGATTTTGAAGGTATCAGCGAAGATGCATTAATCATATTATTAACTGAAATCAAAAGTCATCTGCATCTTTGGAAGTATCGCGGCCATACAAAAGCATCATTTAAACAACATAATAACTAATATCATGAACTACAGAAAAAAGGATGGTAATCTTTTTGATTAACTCCCTGTAGAGCAGGCATTTAAAAAATGAAAGCTTTATAGGGAGTTTTCATATGTAAATATATCTAAATTAATATAATACTTCTGGCCAGGAATTGCACGATTATCGTGTAGTATGGAAAAAAGTTTAAAGATATTATAGGTAAAATAAAACAAGAAGAGGCTTTATGAAGAAGAGATTAGGCTTAATAGGGAGTTGGAATTATTTATACATACAATTACCAATTACTTTGATAACGAAAGAAGAATTGGGAGTTAAAAAGGCAAGACTCCTGTAGAATACAGAAATCTTGCCTTTGGAAAGTTAGCTTAACCAAAAAGTACAACGTTTTAGGTTCGCTACAAACTCTTAGTTACTTTTATTTCCTTAAGGTAAAGTCACATGTTCTTCATGAAATTTTTCATTCATCATTCCATCCCAAAAAGAAACTCGACCATCTTGTTCAACTAAGAAAGTATAAGAGCCATGTCCTGATTTATTGTTTGCAGGGATTTTCCATACACCTTCTCCTTGTGCTGAGAACTCTGGTTGCTGAAATTTAATTTTTGAAGCGTCTCCATCTTCACTTTGATTAATGGCAGCTATTAGATAATCGAAAACATTATCTCTGTTGACTCTTAAATGTGCAAATTCATCTTTATTAGTCATTCGTTGTGAAGAACCTTCGTGTACTTTAACAATCTCACTTCCGTCAGTAGCTTGTGTATCCTGTTTATTAGTTGTTGTTTCAGTTGATTGATTTATATTCTCAGTATTATCAGACTCATGTTCTGATTCATCATGTGTGTTGTCATCATTTTCTTTATCATCTTTTAATTGAGCTTCCAGATTCTTTTTCTCTAGTTCAACTTCTTGATACTTATTATATCCAAAGAAACCGGTAGCACCTATGATTCCGAGTATTAATACTAAGGATACAGTTATTAAAAGCTTGTTCATATTATAGTTCTCCTTGTTATGTTCGTAATATCGTTAGATTATTGATTATCCGCTTCCATAGCATTCGTTCTTCTCTCTCTTTGTTCAGCTTCATCATTAGTTAGTGTACTTGGATCACGTTCCATCAATTCTGCATTGTCACCAGAAAGATCTGCACCTGGTTCAGGTATTTCTCCTCTGGCAGCTTTTTCGTACATTTCTTTTTGTTTAGCATATTCAGCATCTGCATCAAAAGCGCTGTCTGATGATTTAGACGTACTTTGAGAAGGTGCTTGGTTATTTTGAGATGGAGCAGGTTGTGATTCTTGTACAGGTGGTTGTGAAGATGCAGTATCATTTTGTGATTGATTATATACTTCTTGTGTATTGCTTTCTTCACTATAAACTGATTCTGTATTATTTTCATTTTCTTCCTGTTCTTTTTTCTTTTGTTTCTCTTTTGCTTTCTTCTCTTTTTCTTTAGCTATTTTAGTTTCTTCTTTTTTCAGTTCTAAATCTTTATAACTGCCATAAGCAAAGACGATCGCAATTCCTAATGCAGCTACAAGCGCTACAATTCCTAAACTCACAAAAATCTTTTTCAATATACTATCTCCCATCTATTTTTCTTATTAGTATTAGAATAATCTATTTACCAACAATTTGATAGAAGTTTTTAATAAATAGTGTGCTTTTTGGATTGGCATAATAGAGATAGAAAATAGTAATTTTAAATTTTAAAAATGTTGATATTTTGATAAAAGTAGTTTTGTGCGTGAAATTAACATTAATACTATTAATCCTATTTTTGAATGAACATGGTAAAATGGTTTGGGGAGTATAGAGAGACTAATAAGGAGAAAAGATAATGAACAGAGATGAGACAGCATTATTAGCATTTCTAAAAGATATTGATTGTTTGAAAGAAGTAGAAAAGCATTCTAATCAGTTTAACTTATTTGAAGTACTAGGTGTTGTGGATACTGAAATACGTCACAGCAATATGCTCGCTTGGTTGTTGGATCCGAATGAAATTCATGGGCTAAATGATACGTTCCTAAAAGAATTAATTAAGCTTTATATCGATGGAACAGAAAGATTCAGTTCGAATCAAACGCTTTTCAAGTTATTGTTAAATGATTTTGAGGATGCCGTTGTTTTAAGAGAGTGGAGAAATATAGATATACTTGTTGTATCAGAACAAAATCAAACAGTGATTGTGATTGAGAATAAGATCTGGAGTAAAGAATCCAAACATCAACTCAAAAAGTATCAAGCCATTGTTGATAGAGAATATCCTGGCTATGAGCAATTATTTTTATTTTTAACACCAGAAGGTGATGATGCTAGCGATAGTGCGACATGGTCTAGCATTGCTTACAGTCAGATTTTAGATTGTATCCATGCAATCTTAGAAAGCAAAGCTAATATTATCAACCCTAAAGTAGTAGATTTTATTAATCAATACATCGGTATTTTGAGGAGGCACATCGTGGGAGATGAAACATTAGAAAAATTCTGCGGTCAGATTTACGCAAAACACAAGAGAGCATTGGATTTAATCTTTGAATATAAACCAG is a window from the Staphylococcus sp. IVB6181 genome containing:
- a CDS encoding Rho termination factor N-terminal domain-containing protein, producing MKNPRDLTFSKLLSKKYKVSELLTICENFNIPVSSKLKKQEIIDKIVQRFHNHPDEMIESNLDEDLIEMVCTMIVSGHNSSGFLKDQLKSYFVYENNYGLMVPKEVIEAFKSYFEKHGISVIKFLVKRGYQFENGVINENLHYQLPKTSRHINGIAETLKIDEVAKKEYIQWLEQQKNLSPEGMFLLKGLIGEYQNFEDYLRFVKVPDFPLNEEEAMDTMVKKMYFFGGLAEMYGIVPISIVVRLYNQFFQTTYTEREWMVAFEEAIEKSDIAFLTVTDLVHSMLKDDYYQDEDYIDYDWEDDDSVYEDGDVNFYFEVEEARAQIEYYLPKTLQEVVHLGKYQYENTPELISLLQQLKSYCTRDAHYKAVDTIDAVVFSLRTDLNQDRIQSFAKSLIIAKDFEGISEDALIILLTEIKSHLHLWKYRGHTKASFKQHNN
- a CDS encoding PD-(D/E)XK nuclease family protein; its protein translation is MNRDETALLAFLKDIDCLKEVEKHSNQFNLFEVLGVVDTEIRHSNMLAWLLDPNEIHGLNDTFLKELIKLYIDGTERFSSNQTLFKLLLNDFEDAVVLREWRNIDILVVSEQNQTVIVIENKIWSKESKHQLKKYQAIVDREYPGYEQLFLFLTPEGDDASDSATWSSIAYSQILDCIHAILESKANIINPKVVDFINQYIGILRRHIVGDETLEKFCGQIYAKHKRALDLIFEYKPDILNDISKMLQEHIAQNDELVLDQCSKSYIRFTTKSLDRVMPLNKTENKWTPSNRVVLYEIVNTQKFTGIYLLIGPAETEERTLVFETAKRCEHLKTRKLSKEYTRIYSKNFYRRNDRSEMSHEEILEKVLQAFDKFIQSDMKTVEEELLSHYSRHA